From a region of the Danaus plexippus chromosome 8, MEX_DaPlex, whole genome shotgun sequence genome:
- the LOC116775066 gene encoding ubiquitin carboxyl-terminal hydrolase nonstop translates to MNDTGCIHLNNFKAAKGTNPYKIVHAFFVSCTSYEARRYKATSCLCFTCGKAGPRMHSCLHCIFFACYNGHIQDHSKSKKHFLYVDLSYGNVFCAQCQDYIYDRELTELSRNYRLKEAKALGISVPYTPWLPNNNEVMALRRLRKRRLISPHTTIGLRGLQNLGSTCFMNCIVQTLIHTPLLRDYFLGEKHKCKTQGSGKCLVCEVSKLFQEFYSGAKTPLTLHRLLHLIWTHARHLAGYEQQDAHEFFIATLDVLHRHCMNGVEDTEKKENGRCNCIIDQIFTGGLQSDVVCTSCSGVSTTIDPFWDISLDVAGPGSLQACLERFTRAEHLGSAAKIKCSNCRAYRESTKQLTLETLPIVASFHLKRFEHSSQIDRKISAFVSFPAELDMTPFMSTHRRAVEAADNNNAPEGVFEDNRYSLFAVVNHLGSLDAGHYTAYVRQMKGSWFKCDDHMITRASLREVLDSEGYLLFYHKTVLEYECEVSS, encoded by the exons ATGAATGACACTGGATGTATACAtttgaacaattttaaagCAGCAAAGGGCACAAATCCCTACAAAATAGTACATGCATTTTTTGTGTCATGCACTTCCTACGAAGCTAGAAGATATAag GCTACATCATGTCTATGCTTTACTTGTGGCAAGGCAGGTCCCAGAATGCATTCGTGCCtgcattgtattttttttgcttgttACAATGGACACATTCAGGATCATTCCAAGTCTAAAAAACACTTCCTATATGTTGATCTCAGTTATGGTAATGTGTTTTGTGCTCAGTGCCAAGATTACATTTATGACAGAGAATTGACTGAGCTATCAAGGAATTACAGGTTAAAAGAAGCTAA AGCTTTAGGAATCAGTGTGCCATACACACCATGGCTGCCTAACAATAATGAGGTAATGGCTCTGAGAAGATTGCGTAAGAGACGTCTCATAAGTCCTCACACCACCATCGGCCTTCGTGGATTACAGAACCTTGGATCAACATGCTTCATGAATTGCATTGTTCAG ACTTTAATCCATACACCTCTGTTACGAGATTATTTCCTGGGCGAGAAGCACAAATGCAAAACCCAGGGCTCCGGTAAATGTCTCGTTTGCGAGGTTTCGAAGCTTTTCCAg GAGTTCTACTCCGGCGCGAAGACCCCTCTGACGTTACACCGTTTACTTCATCTTATCTGGACCCACGCGCGTCACCTGGCCGGCTACGAACAGCAAGACGCTCACGAGTTCTTCATAGCGACGCTTGACGTCTTACATAG ACATTGCATGAACGGCGTCGAGGACACTGAGAAGAAGGAGAACGGTCGCTGTAACTGCATCATAGATCAGATATTCACTGGCGGGTTGCAGAGCGACGTCGTGTGTACCTCGTGCTCAGGGGTCTCGACCACCATCGACCCCTTCTGGGACATAAGTCTAGACGTGGCCGGCCCCGGCTCGCTGCAAGCCTGCCTCGAGCGCTTCACCAGAGCCGAACACCTCGGCTCGGCTGCCAAGATAAAATGCTCAAACTGCCGGGCGTACCGCGAATCGACCAAACAGCTGACGCTGGAGACACTGCCGATAGTAGCCAGCTTCCACCTCAAAAGATTCGAACATTCCTCACAGATAGACAGGAAGATATCCGCCTTTGTGTCCTTCCCGGCTGAACTAGATATGACGCCGTTCATGTCCACTCACAGGAGAGCTGTGGAGGCGGCCGATAATAACAACGCCCCCGAGGGCGTGTTTGAAGATAATCGTTACTCGTTGTTCGCGGTCGTCAACCACCTGGGGTCACTGGACGCTGGTCACTACACCGCCTACGTGAGACAGATGAAGGGCAGCTGGTTCAAGTGTGACGATCACATGATAACACGCGCCTCCTTGAGGGAAGTTCTCGATAGTGAAGG GTATCTCCTGTTCTATCACAAGACTGTGTTGGAGTACGAGTGTGAGGTCTCGAGCTAA
- the LOC116772432 gene encoding spermatogenesis-associated protein 20 isoform X2, with amino-acid sequence MPTGRAVFLLRRLSTGDNRLKNINFNQNTSKDTLLSHPVCIHRDLAYNKRISGFGHYNINPKLTRSYSDNIIKMASSESSATPKKHTNKLVNEKSPYLLQHAHNPVDWYPWCQEAIDRAKQENKLIFLSVGYSTCHWCHVMERESFESEDVAKIMNEHFINIKVDREERPDLDRVYMLFVMATTGGGGWPMSVFLTPDLRPVTGGTYFPPEDRWGRPGFKTILLSLAKKWKENQTQFLEASINIMDALQNISNVKVETNSVPGEATWNKCVRRYITNFEPHFGGFGTAPKFPQASIFNFLFHFYARDKQNPEGKQCLEMCLHTLTKISKGGIHDHVASGFARYSVDNDWHVPHFEKMLYDQAQLMVAYTDAYLATKEEYYADVVRDIVKYVNRDLRHDLGGYYSAEDADSYPVFGADKKKEGAFCVWEYDEINSLIGDKKVGNVSYLEIFCDYFNVEESGNVSPESDPHGELTNKNVLIIYGSEEETASKFEITKDQLKQVLKECIDILYEARSKRPRPHLDTKMLCSWNGLAISGLAHAGQGLGEKSFVEDAIKTANFIKEHLYDQENKTLLHSCYKAEDGNITQTNPPIKGFLDDYAFLIRGLLDLYEASLDLHWLNWARELQEKQNELFWDSDNGGYFTCSAEDTSVVLRLKEDQDGAEPSGNSVSCHNLQRLAAYADKSSAEEGGDRERDMAKKVLMAFAKRLIDSPTALPEMMSALMFFTDSPTQVLISGGCSDPRTLALVRAVRSRLLPGRVLAVADPKDSPAVLSRIRSTGEAPTAYVCRRYACSLPVTSVQQLETLLDEP; translated from the exons atgccTACAGGCCGTgctgtatttttattgcgACGTTTGTCGACAGGTGATaatcgattaaaaaatataaacttcaatCAAAATACGTCAAAGGATACATTACTGTCTCACCCGGTTTGTATACATCGTGATTTGGCTTACAATAAAag aaTCTCTGGATTTGGTCACTATAATATTAACCCAAAGCTCACAAGAAGTTACAgtgataacataataaaaatggctTCTTCAGAATCAAGTGCAACTCCTAAGAaacacacaaataaattagtGAATGAGAAGTCTCCATATTTGCTGCAACATGCTCATAACCCTGTAGATTGGTATCCATGGTGCCAAGAAGCGATTGATAGAgcaaaacaagaaaataaactcATATTTCTGTCTGTGGGTTATTCGACATGCCATTGGTGCCATGTTATGGAAAGGGAGTCATTTGAAAGTGAAGATGTTGCAAAGATAATGAACGAACATTTTATCAACATCAAAGTGGACCGCGAGGAACGTCCTGATTTAGATCGTGTGTACATGCTCTTCGTTATGGCGACCACTGGCGGTGGAGGTTGGCCTATGTCCGTTTTTCTAACACCAGATCTACGTCCGGTGACTGGCGGCACATACTTCCCTCCTGAAGATAGGTGGGGACGGCCAGGATTCAAAACAATCTTGCTCTCCTTGGCTAAGAAGTGGAAAGAAAATCAAACCCAATTCTTGGAGGCCAGCATCAACATAATGGATGCCTTACAGAACATTTCAAATGTTAAAGTCGAAACGAATTCGGTGCCTGGTGAGGCCACTTGGAACAAATGCGTTAGACGATACATCACCAACTTTGAACCTCATTTCGGTGGCTTTGGAACAGCCCCAAAATTTCCTCAAGCctcaatatttaactttttgttCCATTTCTATGCACGCGATAAACAAAATCCGGAAGGCAAGCAATGTCTAGAAATGTGCTTGCATACTTTGACTAAGATATCAAAGGGCGGTATCCACGACCACGTGGCGAGTGGTTTCGCTCGATATTCTGTTGACAATGATTGGCACGTGCCGCACTTTGAGAAGATGTTGTACGATCAAGCCCAGCTGATGGTCGCCTATACTGATGCATATCTCGCAACAAAAGAGGAATACTATGCTGACGTAGTACGGGACATTGTTAAGTATGTAAATAGAGATTTAAGACATGATTTAGGTGGTTATTATAGTGCGGAGGATGCAGATTCATATCCAGTTTTTGGGgccgataaaaaaaaagaaggcGCTTTCTGTGTTTGGGAGTATGATGAAATCAATTCGCTGATTGGAGATAAAAAAGTTGGTAACGTCTCGTATTTGGAAATTTTCTGTGATTATTTCAATGTAGAGGAATCAGGTAATGTGTCCCCCGAGAGCGATCCGCACGGAGAACTGacgaataaaaatgttttaatcatttatggATCGGAGGAGGAGACCGCTAGTAAATTTGAGATCACGAAAGATCAGTTGAAACAAGTCCTGAAGGAATGTATTGATATCTTGTATGAAGCTCGTTCAAAAAGACCGAGACCACATCTCGATACTAAAATGTTGTGTTCTTGGAATGGTCTTGCAATATCTGGCCTAGCACACGCAGGGCAAGGCTTGGGAGAGAAAAGTTTCGTAGAGGACGCCATAAAAACTGCAAACTTTATCAAAGAACATTTGTATgatcaagaaaataaaacgctCCTCCATTCATGTTACAAAGCAGAAGACGGCAATATTACTCAAAC GAACCCACCAATAAAAGGATTTTTGGACGATTATGCGTTTTTAATAAGGGGTCTGCTCGATTTGTACGAAGCGTCTCTAGACTTGCACTGGTTGAACTGGGCGCGTGAATTACAAGAGAAACAGAACGAATTGTTTTGGGATTCAGATAACGGTGGTTATTTCACTTGCTCCGCCGAGGACACTTCCGTTGTTTTGAGATTAAAAGAAG ACCAAGATGGCGCAGAGCCTTCAGGCAACAGTGTGTCCTGTCATAATCTTCAGCGCTTGGCAGCTTACGCTGATAAGAGTTCGGCGGAAGAGGGGGGAGATAGAGAGAGGGATATGGCCAAAAAAGTGTTGATGGCATTTGCGAAACGGCTGATTGACTCTCCTACTGCGTTACCGGAGATGATGTCGGCTCTTATGTTCTTTACTGACTCACCGACtcag GTGTTAATATCTGGTGGTTGTTCTGATCCCCGCACCCTTGCGCTGGTCCGCGCCGTTCGCTCCCGTTTACTTCCAGGTCGAGTGCTGGCCGTCGCAGATCCCAAGGATTCGCCAGCTG TATTGAGTCGTATCCGTAGTACTGGGGAAGCTCCCACGGCGTACGTGTGTCGTCGCTACGCGTGTTCGCTGCCCGTCACGAGCGTTCAACAGCTGGAAACGCTGCTCGATGAACCTTAG
- the LOC116772432 gene encoding spermatogenesis-associated protein 20 isoform X1: MPTGRAVFLLRRLSTGDNRLKNINFNQNTSKDTLLSHPVCIHRDLAYNKRISGFGHYNINPKLTRSYSDNIIKMASSESSATPKKHTNKLVNEKSPYLLQHAHNPVDWYPWCQEAIDRAKQENKLIFLSVGYSTCHWCHVMERESFESEDVAKIMNEHFINIKVDREERPDLDRVYMLFVMATTGGGGWPMSVFLTPDLRPVTGGTYFPPEDRWGRPGFKTILLSLAKKWKENQTQFLEASINIMDALQNISNVKVETNSVPGEATWNKCVRRYITNFEPHFGGFGTAPKFPQASIFNFLFHFYARDKQNPEGKQCLEMCLHTLTKISKGGIHDHVASGFARYSVDNDWHVPHFEKMLYDQAQLMVAYTDAYLATKEEYYADVVRDIVKYVNRDLRHDLGGYYSAEDADSYPVFGADKKKEGAFCVWEYDEINSLIGDKKVGNVSYLEIFCDYFNVEESGNVSPESDPHGELTNKNVLIIYGSEEETASKFEITKDQLKQVLKECIDILYEARSKRPRPHLDTKMLCSWNGLAISGLAHAGQGLGEKSFVEDAIKTANFIKEHLYDQENKTLLHSCYKAEDGNITQTNPPIKGFLDDYAFLIRGLLDLYEASLDLHWLNWARELQEKQNELFWDSDNGGYFTCSAEDTSVVLRLKEDQDGAEPSGNSVSCHNLQRLAAYADKSSAEEGGDRERDMAKKVLMAFAKRLIDSPTALPEMMSALMFFTDSPTQVLISGGCSDPRTLALVRAVRSRLLPGRVLAVADPKDSPAGMSDILLSRIRSTGEAPTAYVCRRYACSLPVTSVQQLETLLDEP; encoded by the exons atgccTACAGGCCGTgctgtatttttattgcgACGTTTGTCGACAGGTGATaatcgattaaaaaatataaacttcaatCAAAATACGTCAAAGGATACATTACTGTCTCACCCGGTTTGTATACATCGTGATTTGGCTTACAATAAAag aaTCTCTGGATTTGGTCACTATAATATTAACCCAAAGCTCACAAGAAGTTACAgtgataacataataaaaatggctTCTTCAGAATCAAGTGCAACTCCTAAGAaacacacaaataaattagtGAATGAGAAGTCTCCATATTTGCTGCAACATGCTCATAACCCTGTAGATTGGTATCCATGGTGCCAAGAAGCGATTGATAGAgcaaaacaagaaaataaactcATATTTCTGTCTGTGGGTTATTCGACATGCCATTGGTGCCATGTTATGGAAAGGGAGTCATTTGAAAGTGAAGATGTTGCAAAGATAATGAACGAACATTTTATCAACATCAAAGTGGACCGCGAGGAACGTCCTGATTTAGATCGTGTGTACATGCTCTTCGTTATGGCGACCACTGGCGGTGGAGGTTGGCCTATGTCCGTTTTTCTAACACCAGATCTACGTCCGGTGACTGGCGGCACATACTTCCCTCCTGAAGATAGGTGGGGACGGCCAGGATTCAAAACAATCTTGCTCTCCTTGGCTAAGAAGTGGAAAGAAAATCAAACCCAATTCTTGGAGGCCAGCATCAACATAATGGATGCCTTACAGAACATTTCAAATGTTAAAGTCGAAACGAATTCGGTGCCTGGTGAGGCCACTTGGAACAAATGCGTTAGACGATACATCACCAACTTTGAACCTCATTTCGGTGGCTTTGGAACAGCCCCAAAATTTCCTCAAGCctcaatatttaactttttgttCCATTTCTATGCACGCGATAAACAAAATCCGGAAGGCAAGCAATGTCTAGAAATGTGCTTGCATACTTTGACTAAGATATCAAAGGGCGGTATCCACGACCACGTGGCGAGTGGTTTCGCTCGATATTCTGTTGACAATGATTGGCACGTGCCGCACTTTGAGAAGATGTTGTACGATCAAGCCCAGCTGATGGTCGCCTATACTGATGCATATCTCGCAACAAAAGAGGAATACTATGCTGACGTAGTACGGGACATTGTTAAGTATGTAAATAGAGATTTAAGACATGATTTAGGTGGTTATTATAGTGCGGAGGATGCAGATTCATATCCAGTTTTTGGGgccgataaaaaaaaagaaggcGCTTTCTGTGTTTGGGAGTATGATGAAATCAATTCGCTGATTGGAGATAAAAAAGTTGGTAACGTCTCGTATTTGGAAATTTTCTGTGATTATTTCAATGTAGAGGAATCAGGTAATGTGTCCCCCGAGAGCGATCCGCACGGAGAACTGacgaataaaaatgttttaatcatttatggATCGGAGGAGGAGACCGCTAGTAAATTTGAGATCACGAAAGATCAGTTGAAACAAGTCCTGAAGGAATGTATTGATATCTTGTATGAAGCTCGTTCAAAAAGACCGAGACCACATCTCGATACTAAAATGTTGTGTTCTTGGAATGGTCTTGCAATATCTGGCCTAGCACACGCAGGGCAAGGCTTGGGAGAGAAAAGTTTCGTAGAGGACGCCATAAAAACTGCAAACTTTATCAAAGAACATTTGTATgatcaagaaaataaaacgctCCTCCATTCATGTTACAAAGCAGAAGACGGCAATATTACTCAAAC GAACCCACCAATAAAAGGATTTTTGGACGATTATGCGTTTTTAATAAGGGGTCTGCTCGATTTGTACGAAGCGTCTCTAGACTTGCACTGGTTGAACTGGGCGCGTGAATTACAAGAGAAACAGAACGAATTGTTTTGGGATTCAGATAACGGTGGTTATTTCACTTGCTCCGCCGAGGACACTTCCGTTGTTTTGAGATTAAAAGAAG ACCAAGATGGCGCAGAGCCTTCAGGCAACAGTGTGTCCTGTCATAATCTTCAGCGCTTGGCAGCTTACGCTGATAAGAGTTCGGCGGAAGAGGGGGGAGATAGAGAGAGGGATATGGCCAAAAAAGTGTTGATGGCATTTGCGAAACGGCTGATTGACTCTCCTACTGCGTTACCGGAGATGATGTCGGCTCTTATGTTCTTTACTGACTCACCGACtcag GTGTTAATATCTGGTGGTTGTTCTGATCCCCGCACCCTTGCGCTGGTCCGCGCCGTTCGCTCCCGTTTACTTCCAGGTCGAGTGCTGGCCGTCGCAGATCCCAAGGATTCGCCAGCTGGTATGTCGGACATAC TATTGAGTCGTATCCGTAGTACTGGGGAAGCTCCCACGGCGTACGTGTGTCGTCGCTACGCGTGTTCGCTGCCCGTCACGAGCGTTCAACAGCTGGAAACGCTGCTCGATGAACCTTAG